In Hymenobacter aquaticus, a single window of DNA contains:
- a CDS encoding DUF2795 domain-containing protein → MYWTLELASYLEDAPWPATKDELIDYSIRSGAPMEVVENLQALEDDGQPYENIEEVWPDYPTKEDFMFNEDEY, encoded by the coding sequence ATGTATTGGACCCTCGAACTGGCTTCGTATCTGGAAGATGCCCCCTGGCCTGCCACCAAGGATGAACTCATTGACTACTCTATCCGCTCGGGCGCTCCGATGGAAGTAGTAGAGAACCTGCAGGCCCTGGAAGATGACGGCCAACCCTACGAGAACATCGAAGAAGTTTGGCCGGACTATCCGACCAAGGAAGACTTCATGTTCAACGAAGACGAATACTAG
- a CDS encoding ABC transporter ATP-binding protein, which yields MCLPGPAFVAVIGHNGCGKTTLFRALTGQIPYQGTVHVAGHDLRQVRRPAATGLLAHLPQRSAVGFPIEVRELVVMGRFRHHRFLSSYTPQDYALAEAALQRVGALHLARRDFTQLSGGEQQLVWLAQLALQDAGLYLLDEPTQQLDVYYRRRVFDLLREWVTQAHKTILCITHDLDNLAVMPGYVLNLSRPQPTLQPLSAAVVQAEREFLESEESIGSMG from the coding sequence TTGTGCCTGCCGGGGCCGGCTTTCGTGGCCGTCATCGGGCACAACGGCTGCGGCAAAACCACCCTGTTCCGGGCCCTGACCGGCCAGATTCCCTACCAGGGCACCGTACACGTTGCCGGCCACGACCTGCGCCAGGTGCGCCGGCCGGCGGCAACCGGGCTGCTGGCCCACCTGCCCCAACGCAGCGCGGTAGGCTTCCCGATTGAAGTGCGCGAGCTGGTCGTGATGGGCCGGTTTCGCCACCACCGCTTCCTGAGCTCCTACACCCCGCAGGACTATGCCCTGGCCGAAGCCGCGCTACAGCGCGTGGGCGCGCTGCACCTGGCCCGCCGCGACTTTACCCAGCTCTCGGGGGGCGAGCAGCAGCTGGTGTGGCTGGCCCAGCTGGCGTTGCAGGATGCCGGCCTCTACCTGCTCGACGAACCCACCCAGCAGCTCGACGTCTACTACCGCCGCCGCGTGTTCGACCTACTGCGGGAGTGGGTCACGCAGGCCCACAAAACCATCCTCTGCATCACCCACGACCTCGACAATCTGGCCGTCATGCCCGGGTACGTCCTGAACCTGTCCAGGCCGCAGCCTACTTTGCAGCCCCTCTCCGCCGCCGTAGTCCAGGCCGAGCGGGAGTTTCTGGAAAGTGAGGAAAGCATAGGTTCAATGGGCTAA
- a CDS encoding lycopene cyclase family protein yields MKPDFDYLLAGGGAAGLSLAYHISQEPRLRDKRVVIIEPAAKNQNDRTWSFWADAATLFDPIVAHEWQQLAFRSPGFERVFRLQRYRYKMIRGLDFYRFVQEALAQNPQFTFVQASVEGLTNTPEGVEAQTSAGAFRARYAFDSRLPQLHKQPEKHRYLLQHFVGWEIETPHDVFDPGTVEFMDFRGEQHREARFIYVLPFSRRKALVEYTLFSEELLPKAEYEAAMQEYLRHTLGLTDYTIQGEEVGAIPMTDHPLPSREGANIINLGTRAGRAKPSTGYAFLRIQEHSARLVAALAGTGQPPRNPTGDQRQFHLFDTLLLDIMRRRGETTRDIFTELFRRNPIERVLAFLDERTSWADNFRIMNSVTPWPFMRSIWHVLRGRPGKRGE; encoded by the coding sequence GTGAAGCCTGACTTTGACTACTTACTTGCCGGGGGCGGCGCCGCGGGCCTGAGCCTGGCCTACCACATCAGTCAGGAGCCCCGGCTGCGCGACAAGCGCGTGGTCATTATCGAGCCCGCCGCGAAAAACCAGAACGACCGGACCTGGTCGTTCTGGGCGGATGCGGCCACGCTGTTCGACCCGATTGTGGCGCACGAGTGGCAGCAGCTGGCCTTTCGCAGTCCGGGCTTCGAGCGGGTGTTCCGGTTGCAGCGCTACCGCTACAAGATGATTCGCGGCCTCGACTTCTACCGCTTCGTGCAGGAGGCCCTGGCCCAGAACCCGCAGTTTACCTTCGTGCAAGCCTCCGTAGAAGGCCTGACCAACACCCCGGAAGGCGTGGAGGCCCAGACCAGCGCCGGCGCGTTTCGGGCCCGCTACGCTTTCGACAGCCGCCTGCCCCAGCTGCACAAGCAGCCCGAGAAACACCGGTATCTGCTGCAGCACTTCGTGGGCTGGGAAATCGAAACGCCGCACGACGTGTTTGACCCGGGCACGGTCGAGTTTATGGACTTCCGGGGCGAGCAGCACCGGGAGGCGCGTTTCATCTACGTGCTGCCGTTTAGCCGGCGCAAGGCCTTGGTTGAGTACACGCTATTCTCGGAAGAGCTACTCCCCAAAGCCGAGTACGAGGCCGCCATGCAGGAGTACCTGCGCCATACGTTAGGGCTGACTGACTACACGATACAAGGCGAGGAAGTGGGCGCCATTCCCATGACCGACCACCCGTTGCCGAGCCGGGAGGGCGCCAACATTATCAACCTCGGTACCCGGGCCGGCCGGGCCAAGCCCAGCACGGGCTACGCCTTCCTGCGGATTCAGGAGCACAGCGCCCGGCTGGTAGCCGCCCTGGCCGGCACCGGCCAGCCCCCCCGCAACCCAACCGGCGACCAGCGGCAGTTTCATCTGTTCGACACGCTGCTGCTGGACATTATGCGCCGCCGGGGCGAAACCACCCGCGACATTTTCACCGAGCTGTTTCGGCGCAACCCCATCGAGCGGGTGCTGGCCTTCCTCGACGAGCGAACCTCCTGGGCGGATAACTTCCGCATCATGAACTCCGTGACGCCCTGGCCCTTTATGCGCTCCATCTGGCACGTGCTCCGCGGCCGGCCTGGAAAGCGGGGGGAGTAA
- a CDS encoding LOG family protein, whose amino-acid sequence MTKLKKTSRTKASDEALNAGSGQTIVQPNVNDNKVTSISDIREQTHGERTVQLDDEQRIRKAFVDKDWNEIKIADSWQIFKVMAEFVEGFEKMSKIGPCVSIFGSARTKPDNPYYQMAEEIASKLVRHGYGVITGGGPGIMEAGNKGARAEGGKSVGLNIELPFEQFHNIYIDSDKIINFDYFFVRKVMFVKYAQGFIGMPGGFGTLDELFEAITLIQTKKIGRFPIVLVGTKYWQGMFDWIKTAMLEDEHNISPEDMDLVQLVDDAASAVKIIDDFYSKYLLSPNF is encoded by the coding sequence ATGACGAAACTCAAAAAAACCAGTCGGACTAAAGCTTCCGACGAGGCCCTCAACGCGGGCAGCGGCCAAACCATCGTCCAGCCCAACGTAAACGACAATAAAGTCACCAGCATCAGCGACATCCGGGAGCAGACCCACGGCGAGCGGACGGTGCAGCTCGACGACGAGCAGCGCATCCGCAAGGCGTTTGTGGACAAGGACTGGAACGAAATCAAGATTGCCGACTCCTGGCAGATCTTCAAGGTGATGGCCGAGTTCGTGGAGGGCTTCGAGAAGATGTCCAAGATTGGCCCCTGCGTTTCGATCTTCGGCTCGGCCCGCACCAAGCCCGACAACCCCTACTACCAGATGGCCGAGGAAATTGCCTCCAAGCTGGTGCGCCACGGCTACGGCGTTATCACGGGCGGCGGCCCCGGCATCATGGAAGCCGGTAACAAAGGCGCCCGCGCCGAGGGTGGCAAGTCGGTAGGTCTGAACATTGAGCTGCCCTTCGAGCAGTTCCACAACATCTACATCGACTCGGACAAGATCATCAACTTCGACTACTTCTTCGTGCGCAAGGTGATGTTCGTCAAGTACGCCCAGGGCTTCATCGGCATGCCCGGCGGCTTCGGTACGCTCGACGAGCTGTTTGAGGCCATTACCCTGATTCAAACCAAGAAAATCGGCCGTTTCCCCATCGTGCTGGTGGGTACCAAATACTGGCAGGGCATGTTCGACTGGATTAAGACGGCTATGCTGGAAGACGAGCACAACATCTCGCCCGAAGACATGGACCTGGTGCAGCTCGTGGACGACGCGGCTTCGGCCGTAAAAATCATCGACGATTTCTACTCCAAGTACCTGCTGTCGCCTAACTTCTAG
- a CDS encoding ABC transporter permease gives MKSLRLTLESFRFAWQALKSNLLRTILSLLGVTVGIFAIIAVFAVVDSLEANVRKSMSFVGDKVIYVGKWPWAFGGEYPWWKYFNRPVPTVREFRELQKNLGPNNKGVAIFGAVGGSVLKAGSNSVSDCALQGVSYDYRQVSDVPIAEGRYFTSQEVDAARNVAIIGATIAESLYPNGSPIGQEFNAKGRKFVVVGVMQKEGKKLLDTPSNDTNCLIPFGMFTKMFALNTGGMTGVTPTIAVKGSDSDPGLLDLEYELQGVMRNIRGLKPRQEDNFALNRPEMLANAITQLFSIIGVAGAVIGSFAMLVGGFGIANIMFVSVKERTNIIGIQKSLGAKNFFILFQFLFEAVFLCLIGGAAGIFLVFLITLVPQDSLPLFLSAGNIVLGLTVSVVIGVLAGIIPAVLASNLDPVIAIRSK, from the coding sequence ATGAAATCGCTGCGCCTGACTTTGGAAAGCTTCCGCTTCGCGTGGCAAGCCCTCAAATCGAACCTGTTACGCACCATTCTCTCGCTGCTGGGCGTCACGGTGGGCATTTTCGCCATCATTGCCGTGTTTGCCGTTGTCGATTCGCTCGAGGCCAACGTGCGCAAGAGCATGAGCTTCGTGGGCGACAAGGTGATATACGTGGGCAAGTGGCCCTGGGCCTTCGGGGGCGAATACCCGTGGTGGAAATACTTCAACCGCCCGGTGCCGACCGTGCGCGAGTTTCGGGAGCTGCAGAAAAACCTGGGTCCTAACAATAAAGGCGTGGCCATCTTCGGGGCCGTGGGCGGCAGCGTGCTGAAAGCGGGCAGCAACAGCGTGTCGGACTGCGCCCTGCAGGGCGTCAGCTACGACTACCGCCAGGTGTCGGACGTGCCCATTGCCGAAGGCCGCTACTTTACCTCGCAGGAAGTCGACGCGGCCCGCAACGTGGCCATTATCGGGGCCACCATTGCCGAAAGCCTGTACCCCAATGGCAGCCCCATCGGGCAGGAATTCAACGCCAAGGGTCGCAAGTTCGTGGTCGTTGGCGTGATGCAGAAGGAAGGCAAAAAGCTGCTCGATACGCCCAGCAACGACACCAACTGCCTGATTCCCTTCGGGATGTTCACCAAGATGTTTGCCCTGAACACCGGCGGCATGACCGGCGTGACGCCGACCATTGCCGTGAAAGGCTCCGACTCTGACCCCGGCCTGCTCGACCTGGAATACGAGCTGCAGGGCGTGATGCGCAACATCCGGGGCCTGAAGCCCCGGCAGGAAGACAACTTCGCCCTGAACCGGCCCGAAATGCTGGCCAACGCCATTACCCAGCTGTTTTCCATCATCGGGGTGGCCGGGGCCGTCATTGGCTCGTTTGCCATGCTGGTCGGCGGCTTCGGCATTGCCAACATCATGTTCGTGTCGGTGAAAGAGCGCACCAACATCATCGGGATTCAGAAGTCGTTGGGGGCCAAGAATTTCTTTATTCTCTTTCAATTCCTTTTCGAAGCCGTTTTTCTGTGCTTAATTGGCGGCGCGGCGGGCATCTTTCTGGTGTTCCTCATTACCCTGGTGCCCCAGGATTCGCTGCCGTTGTTCTTATCGGCCGGCAACATCGTGCTGGGCCTCACCGTGTCGGTGGTGATTGGGGTGTTGGCGGGCATTATCCCGGCCGTGCTGGCGTCGAACCTGGATCCGGTAATTGCCATTCGTTCGAAATAG
- the queA gene encoding tRNA preQ1(34) S-adenosylmethionine ribosyltransferase-isomerase QueA: protein MKLSEFKFDLPESLLAQHPAKTRDESRLMVLHRDSGKIEHRVFKDIIEYFNEGDVFVVNDTQVFPARLYGNKEKTGAKIEVFLLRELNKEIHLWDVLVDPARKIRVGNKLYFGESDMVAEVIDNTTSRGRTIKFLFDGSDEEFYKALNDLGETPLPREVITRDAEPADKERYQTIYAKNKGAVAAPSAGLHFTREVIKRLEIRGVDMVPVTLHVGLGTFRPVDVEDLTKHKMDSENFIVPAESAVVVNRALDAKKRVCAVGTTTMRALESSVSAHARLKENQGWTDKFIFPPHEFKIANSLLTNFHMPESTLMMMASAFAGHEFLIEAYQTAIKEKYKFFTYGDAMLIL from the coding sequence ATGAAACTGTCCGAGTTCAAATTTGACTTGCCCGAAAGCCTGCTGGCCCAACATCCGGCCAAAACTCGGGATGAATCGCGCCTGATGGTGTTGCATCGGGACAGCGGCAAAATCGAGCACCGTGTCTTCAAGGACATCATTGAGTATTTCAATGAGGGTGACGTATTTGTGGTCAACGACACGCAGGTTTTCCCGGCCCGCCTGTACGGCAACAAGGAAAAGACGGGCGCTAAAATTGAGGTGTTCCTGCTGCGCGAGCTCAACAAGGAAATCCACCTCTGGGACGTGCTGGTCGATCCGGCCCGTAAAATCCGGGTGGGCAACAAGCTCTACTTCGGCGAAAGCGACATGGTGGCCGAAGTTATCGACAACACCACTTCGCGCGGCCGCACCATCAAATTCCTGTTCGACGGCTCGGACGAGGAGTTCTACAAGGCCCTCAACGACCTGGGCGAAACCCCGCTGCCCCGCGAGGTTATCACCCGCGACGCGGAGCCCGCCGACAAAGAGCGTTACCAGACCATCTACGCCAAGAATAAAGGTGCCGTGGCCGCTCCTTCGGCCGGTTTGCACTTCACCCGCGAAGTAATCAAGCGCCTCGAAATCCGGGGCGTGGACATGGTGCCGGTGACGCTGCACGTAGGCCTGGGCACGTTCCGTCCCGTTGACGTGGAAGACCTGACCAAGCACAAGATGGACTCGGAGAACTTCATCGTGCCGGCCGAGTCGGCGGTGGTGGTGAACCGCGCCCTGGACGCCAAGAAGCGCGTGTGCGCCGTGGGTACCACCACGATGCGCGCCCTGGAGTCGTCGGTATCGGCGCATGCCCGCCTGAAGGAAAATCAGGGCTGGACCGACAAGTTCATCTTCCCGCCCCACGAGTTCAAGATTGCCAACTCCCTGCTCACGAACTTCCACATGCCCGAAAGCACGCTGATGATGATGGCGTCGGCTTTTGCCGGTCACGAGTTCCTGATTGAAGCCTACCAGACCGCCATTAAGGAGAAGTACAAGTTCTTCACCTACGGCGACGCCATGCTGATTCTGTAG
- a CDS encoding 2-C-methyl-D-erythritol 4-phosphate cytidylyltransferase has product MASAASPLTSSSTPPRYAILVAGGSGTRMGADRPKQFLNLLGEPVLLHTLRRFAQPELGIEQCVVVLPAEQFATWEQLCREFSISIPHAVVAGGETRWASVRRGLAYLAEQPAGLVAVHDGVRPLVSAAVIEQTYAAAATHGAAVAAVAPKDSVRGLAQQGSYALDRSRLRLVQTPQCFELQLLWRAYQLPELPTFTDDASVVEDLQPIYLVPGDYRNLKITTPEDLIVAEALLRAELGAG; this is encoded by the coding sequence ATGGCTTCTGCTGCTTCCCCTCTCACCTCTTCCTCCACCCCGCCGCGCTACGCCATTCTGGTGGCCGGCGGCAGCGGCACGCGCATGGGCGCCGACCGACCCAAGCAGTTCCTGAATCTGCTCGGTGAGCCGGTGCTGCTGCACACCCTGCGCCGGTTTGCCCAACCGGAGCTGGGAATCGAGCAATGCGTGGTGGTGCTGCCAGCCGAGCAGTTTGCCACCTGGGAGCAGCTGTGCCGGGAGTTCAGCATCAGCATTCCGCACGCGGTGGTGGCGGGCGGCGAAACGCGCTGGGCCTCGGTGCGGCGCGGCCTGGCCTACCTGGCCGAACAGCCGGCGGGCCTGGTGGCCGTGCACGACGGGGTGCGGCCCCTGGTGTCGGCGGCCGTCATTGAGCAGACTTACGCCGCCGCCGCCACCCACGGGGCGGCCGTAGCCGCCGTGGCTCCCAAAGACTCGGTGCGCGGCCTGGCCCAGCAGGGCTCCTACGCCCTGGACCGCAGCCGGCTGCGGCTGGTGCAGACGCCGCAGTGCTTCGAGCTACAGCTGCTGTGGCGGGCCTACCAGCTACCCGAGCTGCCCACGTTTACGGATGATGCCAGCGTGGTGGAAGATCTGCAGCCCATCTACCTGGTGCCCGGCGACTACCGCAACCTCAAGATTACCACCCCCGAAGACCTGATTGTGGCCGAGGCCCTGCTGCGGGCCGAGCTGGGCGCTGGGTAA
- a CDS encoding enoyl-CoA hydratase-related protein, whose amino-acid sequence MYTCLLYDVQNGVATITLNRPEVFNAFNDPQSYELQDALQKVADDDSVRAVVLTGAGRAFCSGQDLKATQDDPDFSFADTLHKRYNPIIRAMRNMPKPIIGRLNGVAAGAGCSLALACDVLVASSEASLIEVFINIGLVPDSGSSYFLPRLVGTLKAFELCTLGSKVTADEALRLGLVNQVVAPAELDAAVAALAARYAAAPTKSIGLIKQMLNKAGTATLDEMLDYEADCQQTAGESADYREGVAAFTEKRKPVFKGL is encoded by the coding sequence ATGTACACCTGCCTGCTTTACGACGTTCAGAACGGCGTTGCCACTATTACCCTGAACCGGCCGGAAGTATTCAACGCCTTCAATGACCCGCAGAGCTACGAGCTGCAGGACGCGCTGCAGAAAGTAGCCGACGACGACTCGGTGCGGGCCGTGGTGCTGACCGGGGCCGGCCGCGCCTTCTGCTCGGGTCAGGATCTGAAAGCCACCCAGGACGACCCTGATTTTTCCTTTGCCGATACCCTGCACAAGCGCTACAACCCCATTATTCGGGCTATGCGCAACATGCCCAAGCCTATTATTGGCCGGCTCAACGGCGTAGCGGCCGGTGCCGGCTGCTCCCTGGCCCTGGCCTGCGACGTGCTGGTGGCTTCTTCGGAAGCCTCGCTGATTGAGGTGTTTATCAACATCGGGCTGGTGCCCGACTCGGGCTCCTCCTACTTTTTACCCCGGCTGGTGGGCACCCTCAAGGCCTTCGAGCTCTGCACGCTGGGTTCCAAGGTAACGGCCGATGAAGCCCTGCGCCTGGGCTTGGTCAATCAGGTGGTGGCACCGGCCGAGCTGGATGCCGCCGTGGCCGCGCTGGCCGCCCGGTATGCCGCGGCCCCGACCAAGTCGATTGGCCTGATCAAGCAGATGCTGAACAAGGCGGGCACCGCCACGCTGGACGAAATGCTCGATTACGAGGCCGACTGCCAGCAGACGGCCGGCGAATCGGCGGACTACCGGGAAGGCGTGGCCGCGTTTACGGAAAAGCGCAAACCCGTATTTAAAGGTCTGTAA
- a CDS encoding DUF4142 domain-containing protein: MLSSSYRTVALWGSLLALAAACSPEQSQKDPVAEAQFQNEKRIGDENVTKKQERDAEFMVEAASDGLLEVELGRLAQQKATQPAVKNFGQHMATQHAEANAALKTLAEQKGLVLPASLGRDQQETYRKLSGLTGSQFDKAYMDLMVDDHKKDVDEFEDMSEDAYDGDIRGFAAKYAPVLKQHLEMAEQVNDQVEKLP; this comes from the coding sequence ATGCTGAGCTCCTCGTATCGAACCGTAGCCTTGTGGGGCAGCCTGCTGGCCTTGGCCGCGGCCTGTTCGCCCGAGCAGAGCCAGAAAGACCCCGTCGCGGAAGCCCAGTTTCAGAACGAGAAGCGCATCGGCGACGAAAACGTGACGAAGAAGCAGGAGCGCGACGCCGAGTTTATGGTGGAAGCCGCCAGCGACGGTCTGCTGGAAGTAGAGCTGGGCCGGCTGGCGCAGCAAAAGGCTACCCAACCGGCGGTAAAAAACTTTGGTCAGCACATGGCCACTCAGCACGCCGAAGCCAACGCGGCCCTGAAAACGCTGGCCGAGCAAAAAGGCCTCGTGCTGCCCGCCAGCCTGGGCCGCGACCAGCAGGAAACCTACCGCAAGCTTTCGGGCCTCACCGGCAGCCAGTTCGACAAAGCCTACATGGATCTGATGGTCGACGACCACAAGAAGGACGTGGACGAGTTTGAGGACATGAGCGAAGACGCCTACGACGGCGACATTCGCGGCTTCGCGGCCAAGTACGCTCCCGTGCTGAAACAACACCTGGAAATGGCCGAGCAGGTCAACGACCAGGTGGAAAAGCTACCCTAA
- a CDS encoding DUF4142 domain-containing protein has protein sequence MKRITMSLLCASLLSLGACSSNDSSTTTTDAPTNSEEAGGNAGDNYMNAATNGDSSTTSLPADATAAGSAAATGTAPADMNANSSGATAPHATDPEFMMSAAHSDQNEIQLSKLVLAKGATGMTKQHAEMMIKDHTKSTADLKALAQKKNVALPADMDDEHKAIAKQMETLSGAALDKKFMDQMVMDHQKTLNTLKAHQSMTKDADLQGFIGKVTPVVQGHLDMSKKHASM, from the coding sequence ATGAAACGCATTACCATGAGCCTGTTGTGTGCCAGCTTACTCAGCCTGGGCGCTTGCAGCAGCAACGACAGCTCGACTACCACGACCGACGCCCCGACTAACTCAGAAGAAGCGGGTGGCAACGCGGGCGACAACTACATGAACGCCGCCACCAACGGCGACTCATCGACAACCTCGCTGCCCGCCGATGCCACCGCCGCCGGCAGCGCCGCCGCTACGGGCACGGCCCCAGCCGATATGAACGCCAATTCGTCGGGAGCTACGGCCCCGCACGCTACCGACCCTGAGTTTATGATGTCGGCGGCCCACAGCGACCAGAATGAGATTCAGCTCAGCAAGCTGGTGCTCGCGAAAGGCGCGACCGGCATGACCAAGCAGCACGCCGAGATGATGATTAAGGACCACACCAAATCGACGGCGGACCTGAAAGCCCTAGCCCAGAAAAAGAACGTGGCCCTGCCCGCCGATATGGACGATGAGCACAAAGCCATTGCCAAGCAGATGGAGACGTTGTCGGGCGCGGCGCTGGACAAGAAGTTCATGGATCAGATGGTGATGGACCACCAGAAGACCCTGAACACGCTGAAAGCCCACCAAAGCATGACCAAGGACGCCGACCTGCAAGGCTTTATCGGCAAGGTGACGCCCGTGGTACAGGGCCACCTGGATATGTCGAAAAAGCACGCCAGCATGTAA
- a CDS encoding TMEM175 family protein, which yields MDGNEKAQHHRDAFQIERVILFTDAVFAIAITLLVIEIKVPELEHPTESAVQSVLAHLIPKFVGFLLSFFIIAIYWMAHHRIFRFVRRLDNRLLWLNLVFLLSIVIMPFTTAYQSEYSLLRTPWIVYSINIAFTGLMQTALQRHLRNHRHQLVADPEHEHPDLDLARPLMSPLVFVSSIALAFVLPPIALRLIPAVAFPLLGFLNRRRYRRLDAAYRQKHGARVLA from the coding sequence ATGGATGGCAACGAAAAAGCCCAGCACCACCGCGACGCTTTCCAGATTGAGCGGGTAATTCTGTTTACCGACGCCGTTTTTGCCATTGCCATTACGCTGCTCGTCATCGAAATCAAGGTGCCGGAGCTGGAGCACCCCACCGAAAGCGCCGTGCAGAGCGTGCTGGCTCACCTGATTCCGAAGTTCGTGGGCTTTCTGCTCAGCTTCTTCATCATTGCCATCTATTGGATGGCCCACCACCGCATCTTCCGCTTCGTGCGCCGCCTCGACAACCGCCTGCTGTGGCTGAATCTGGTGTTTCTGCTCAGCATCGTCATCATGCCCTTCACCACGGCTTACCAGAGCGAGTACAGCCTGCTGCGCACCCCCTGGATTGTGTACAGCATCAACATTGCCTTCACAGGCCTGATGCAGACCGCCCTGCAGCGCCACCTGCGCAACCACCGCCATCAGCTCGTGGCCGACCCCGAGCACGAGCACCCCGACCTGGACTTGGCCCGCCCGCTGATGTCGCCGCTGGTGTTCGTCAGCAGCATTGCCCTGGCCTTCGTGCTGCCGCCCATCGCGCTGCGCCTGATTCCGGCCGTGGCGTTTCCACTGCTGGGCTTCCTGAACCGCCGCCGCTACCGCCGTTTGGATGCTGCTTACCGGCAGAAGCACGGCGCCCGGGTGCTGGCCTAA